CAGATATCCTCAAATCCTGTACGGAACCAACATGGCCTTTCCCAAAAAGGTTCTGGTAAAAATCGGAGGCTTCCACACCGGCCTGGGCCGTTCGGGTAAGGGTCTTGGCGACAGCGAAGACCTGGAAATCATGCTGCGCCTGGAAAAGGCGGGATTGCCCGTGGTCTATGACCCCTGCCTCAGCGTTACGCATTTTATGACCCCGGACCGCATGACGCGGGAATATTTTTTGAACAAAGCCGCCATGCACGGCAATTGCCGGTACGCTGCAGAAAAGATCCACGGCAGAGCAAGGCCCTTGGAAGGCCTGGCCTCCTGGGCTATTTCTTTGGGACGGACGGTTGTCCGGCCGGGGCGAGACGGTTTTTCCGAGAAGTTGATTCGCAAGTCCTCTCTGAATTATTTTCTTTCCTCTTTTAAAATCTAATCAATTTCAGATATTTCCACATACACTTCCACGCAAAGCATGGGAACGGGATGTTCGTTCCAAGATAAGTGTCGGTTCGACCCAACGCATCGGATTTCTGCGGCCTGACGGGTCGAACGACATGTGCTTGCGCACCCGGGCAGGATACTGCTCTGCCCGGGCTGCCCTCCCACGTTTGAGGATTCTTTTAACTGTATCTGCTTCAGGGTATCCCTTAGACAGGCGCAGGGGCCTGTCCCTGCACGCCGCATTCATCCAATACGAGTGGAAAAAGCTCGCCGCAAGGCATGCCCTGCCCGTTTTTGGGTGGCCCAGGCAATGTAGTGTATTGCCTGGGTTGCGTTAGCAACAAAAGGTGCGGCCGGGAAATAGGATTGGAATTGGGGATGTTCGACGGGCGAATGAAGTTCGTTGAATCCCTGCGTTTAATATTGGTTTTCGATAGGACGTTCGTCCGCTGTAACCTCATGGCTTCTAACGACTTACGGGTCGCACCTACTGCGCTTGCGCGCCCAGGCACGGTACTGCTGTGCCTGGGCCACCCTTGGTTGCAGCAGCAGCCTTGGTCCGAAAAACAGACATGATTTCAAATAGTTCCATATACACTTCCACGCAAAGCATGGGAACGGGTTTTTAACGGGCTCACCCTTTTTTATCCTCCACGGGAAAAAATTTTACGCACGGCGAAAAAAACGTCTTGACAGGATGCAAGGTTGTGCGTACACTTGTACGCACAAGTGAGTTGAAATCTGTCCATACAAATGGAGGAACATATGAGCAAACAATTATTAAACCATATCGAAAGCCGGGCCAGCGAACTGCTGAAAAACGCCCTTAAACCGGAAAACAACCTCCACGCGCTTGGAAGCGCCAAGGACCTTAAACGCTCCTGGAAACGGCTTCGCCAAGCCCTGGCGCCTCCCCGCCCGGAAAGGGCGGCGGGTTCAAAACGCTGCTTTTACGGCAAGGAAGGCCAGGCCGCTTCCCGCCTGGGCATCCGGCTGGAGCAGGAAGTCCGCCATAACCAGGACCCCCTGGAGCCGGATTATCCGCTGCTGGCGTCATGCTACAGCCATTTCGGACATTTGCGTTTGGCCGCAAAAAAACGGAGCGCATGCGGCCGGGGAGGCGATAAATGAATCTGTTATGGGATCGATTCGTGCGTGTGAATGGGGTGCGGATTCATTATACGGAGCTGCCCGGCCCAGGAGAGGACGTGCTTTTGATTCACGGATTCGCGTCCTCGTCCTACACCTGGCAGGAGATGGCGCCCCTCCTTCACAAGCAGGGCTATAACGTGTGGGCCCTGGATCTGAAGGGCTTCGGCTATTCCGAAAAGCCCAAAAGCGGCAAGTACGACCCGTTCAGCCTCATGGAGGACGTGGTGGACTGGATGGACGCCGTGGGCCTGGAAAAGGCCGTGATTGTGGGCAATTCGTTGGGCGGGGGCATCGCGTCGCTCATGTCCCTGGTGTATCCGGAAAAAGTGAGCAAGCTGGTGCTGATTAACGCCCTGGCGCCTTACGACATCCCCCACCCTCTGATCATCCGGCTCTCTCATTTTCCCCTGGCGCCGCGTCTGGCCGGCCTGGTCGTGACTCGGGAAGTGGTGCGGTATTACCTCAAACAGGTGTTTTACAACCCCAGGTTCGTCACGCCGGAAAAGGTGCAGGCCTATTACGAGCCTTTACGGTCTCCCGGCTGCCTGTACGCACAGACCCTGGCGGCCCGGGCCATGGATCCCAAGCCGTTCCTGCGTTTCATGGGCGACGGGTATTCGGTCAAGGCGCCGGTGCTGGTGATATGGGGCGAGGACGACCGTTGGATTCCCTTGCATTACGGCCAACAGCTATTGGAACAGAACATGGGGAGCGGAACCTTTGTGGTTTTGCCGGAGTGCGGACACATGCCCCAGGAGGAAAAGCCCGTAGATACGGCCAAAGCGATTTTGGATTTTATGAAGGACGTCCCCATTGTTCAGGTGGGAGACACGCCGTACTGCCATGTGGAGTACATTGCCGGGGCGCCGGAGCAGGCGCGCCCAAGCATATTGGAAACAAACAAGATGGACGAGGGGTCCCTGCTCGCGGGAAATCCGGGTTAAGGGGACAAAAAAAAGATTACTTGGAATCAGATAGTTCGGAGGGGGACAATGAAACAAGGACCGGATACGCCGGGGGTGGGCGAGAAAAAAAACGTGGCGTTTGAAAGCGGCAAGGGCATGGGCGTCCGCTTGAAGGAAATGCAGCCCTTTTACGATTTTGTTTTGAACCGGCTTGTGGAGCAGGCGGAATTGCATAACGGGGAAGCCTTGATCCCCGAAAACGGCAGGCCTGTGGTGATCATTGCTTCTCACGGACCGGGACTGGCCTGGGTTCCCATTTTGGCCTTGGTAAGCAAGCATTATGTGGATTCCGGGTGCGGCGATTTGATCGGCGGCATGGTTCCCCACAAGGCGGTGTTTCTCGTGCCGGGGTTCAAGGAGTATTACAAACGGGTTCTGGGGACGCCCACGGAGGTGAAAACCGTGGATCACCTGACCGGGCTTTTGAAGACCGGCAGGATTCAGGTGACGGGCACGGCGCCGGAAGGCGCCAACAGCATTCTTTCCTTTAAGGAATACGTAGGGCCGTTTAGGTCAAGAGGCATGATCGCCGCGGCCATCCGGTCCAACGCCAACCTGGTCTTGGCGGCCCACCAGGGCGCGGAGACCTGGAACCGGCGCTTGAGGCTGCCTTTGGGATTGTCCCTGCCCAATACCTTTGGGCTGCGGGGCGTCAACCTGACATTGCCGCCGTATAAAAAGCTGGATAACTACGTAGCCCTGGCTCAGCTTTACACGCCCAGTATGACGGAAAAGGATTTCAAAATCCTCAGCGCAAGAGAGTGCAGCCTCATGCTGAACGTGGAGGCCGAACGCATCCGGGCGGAAATGAACCTCATGACCGACAAGGTGAAAACGCTGTTGGCGGGCAGGCGCATGCAACGGCTGATCGAGCGCGGCGCAGGGGTTTAAAACGCGATAAATACTCTGGAAGTTCCAATGAGAATCTGTTACAAATGGAAAATAAAGGATGTCAAACCTCGCATTAGTCATACCGGTTGAAAAACCAAGCAAACAAGGACCTATGGGTTTTAAGGAAGAGCAAAAACGCCAGCGTCGGATCGTCAGCCAAAGTTTGATGGAAGGGGCTCTCCAGCTCAGTGCGGAAGAGGGTTACGCCAGCTTGAGCCTCCGGTCCGTGGCGCGTAAGGCGGGCATTGCGCCCACTTCGTTTTATCGCCATTTCCGCGATATGGACGAACTGGGGCTGGCCCTGGTGGACCAGGCTGCAGAGCTTTTGCATCCGGCTTTGGAAAAGGCCCTGGACGGTATGGAATACGCCGCACCGGGCAAAAACGCCGAGCCGGCTCAGATCGCCGAAGCCTTAGAGGGCGTTGTTTCTCCTTTTGTTGAGTGCTTTTTTGAAGTAACGGCCGAAAATCAAAACCTGTTTCGCCTGTTTTTCCAGGAAAGAACCGGCAGTTCCCGAGCCTTGCGGGAATCGGCCGCCCAGGAGTTTGAAAAATCCGCCCAGGCCTTGTGGGAGCGGATGGACTCTTTGGACATGGATTTCGGCGAAGACCGGGAAAACGGCCCGGCTCTGGCCATGGCCATGCTGAATCTGGCGGCCGCTGCAGCCCAGGAAACGCTTTGCCGGGAATCCGATGCATGGCCCGAGGCCAAAGCGCGGACGGCCCGGGAGTGCGTGTTTATGCTTCTGGGCGCCCTGCTCTCTTAAGGCCGGCTGGCTTTCCCAGATATTTTTTCAACCCTATCCGGTGGAAACGGCTTCATGACGACCAAGAAAAAAAACAGTCCCAAAACTGCGTCCGGCGCCAAGCAAAGCCCGGACCTCGCCGCCCAACTGCTGGACGCCCACGTTCAGTTCGAAATGCGGCGCTTTACTCCCAAAGGCATTGAAAAAACCGTCCGGGAAGAGGTGGAGGCAGCCTTCCAATGGTTGGAGGGAATCCGCCTGAAGGAGCTCGCCTCGGCGGATCGCGTCCTGGGAGTTATGAAAAGAAACGTGGTGGAACTGCCTGTGGCCGGCGGCCTGACCGAGTTGATCGGCGAGATGAGCCGCATGGTCATCGCTTCCAAACACAGCGCGGAAACCACCCTGAACGAAATCATTCCCCGGAAATCCTTTGACGCCATTGTGGACAAGGCCTCCAGCCTGGACCGGGTCCGCATGGCGGCCATCAAGAGGACCGTTCGGAACCCGGCCTATTCCAGGCTCATCGCCGACGCCATATACACCGTGGCCAAGGAATTCGTGCTGCAGCAAAACCTGTTCGTGCAAAAGATGCCCGGGTTGTCCTCGCTCATTAAAATGGGCCAGGGCGCCGTGCGCATGGCCGCGCCCAGCCTGGAACCCGCCATCGACGCCCAGATCAAGGAGCGCATCGAGGCTCAGGTGGAAACGGCCATCCACGACAGCGAGGAGTTCCTCATGGGATTCCTGGACGGAGACCGCATTGCGGGCATCAGCGACGGAACCTGGGACCATATAGCGAGCCTGACCCTGGAAGAGCACTACAGCAACATCGACGCGGACGACATGGAGGATTTCATCGTCATCGGCTACGAGTTCTGGATGGAGTTCCGCAAAACCGAATATTTTAAAAAGACGTACACCGAACTGGTGCACTACTTTTTTGAAAAATACGGCGACAAGGAAATGGACGTGCTTTTGGAGGACGTGGGCGTAACCAGCGACATGGTCATTTTGGAAATTATGGAATTCCTGGCGCCCATCCTGGCCAAGGCCAAAACCAGCGGATATCTGGAGGAACGCGTCCGCCAGCGCCTGCAAGCCTTTTATCAATCCAAAGCCGCCAAAGATTTGCTGGCCTAAGATAACGCTTTAAAAAACACACCCAGGCGGCGTTCAGGCTTTGTACGCCGTCTTTGCTCGGAGGGGTAGGCCGGTAAAACCGGACAGGGGAGTTGCGCCATGCGGCACCACAGAAGCGATTCAGAAGAAATATCCCATAAATCCAGCGTGATAAAATCCAAGGGGGGCGCAGCCAGGTTGTTTTTCCCCATCCTGACGATTGTGCTTATCGCCGCCCTGGGGCTTATGTGGCGGGAGTTGTCCCAGCTTAAGGAATGGCAGGTGCACCTCCAAAAATCCCTACCCATCACATTCACCGAGGACTTTCGGGTGGACGCCGCCATAGACCACGAGTTCCCCATTAAGATTGAGGCTGACATTCCCATCCAGTTCCCTGTGACCTCGGTGGTCAGGATTCCCATCAAGGAAACCTTTCTGATACCTTTAAACAAGACTTTCCCAGTGATGCTGGATCAGCCCCTGCGCCTGAAGGACACGGTGAAGGTGCGCGCGATAATCCCCATAGACACGGAATTCGAAGCCAAGGTTCTGGGCGTGACCATGACCGTGCCTGTCAAAGGCAGCGTGCCCCTGGACATTGACGTGCCCCTGGACCAGGAAATCCGGATTCCCAACGAATTGATGGTCATGCTTCAGGAGCCTTTGCCCGTGTCCATCAATCAAACCGTGGACGCGCCTTTGGATTTTGTCATCAACGGAAATCTGCCCCTGGATGCGGTGATCAACGCTCCGGTGAAAGGGGTGCTGGATTGCGGCATTACCGTGAAAAAGCCCTTACCCGTGGAAATTGATTTGGATATCTCTTTAAAGGATTTGTTTAACGGTTAACGGGAGCGCCGCCGCAGGATTTCAGGGGGACGCAACACCATTGTTTTATGGGGCGTTAAAGATAATTTCTTCTCGTTCCCATGGTCTCCGTGGGAATGCATACCGGAGTATAAGTCAACCTGATGCGTTGATTGTAATAGATTTGATTTCAAGATGTTATAATATTCATTCTCACGCAAAGCATGGTAACGAGGGTTTAACCGAGAATAACCGTCCGCCGGACGCTCTTGATTTTGACAATCCATTTAGGCCGCGCTTATTGGCCTGACGGCCCCCGGCATTGCATGCCGGGGCTGGCCTCTCAAACGTCAAACGTAGATTTGACCCCATCGCCTAAAATGGGTGACCCCATCGCCTAAAAACAACAAAGGCGCTGGGTTAATCGTCCCGGCGCCTTTTGTTTAGCGATGATGCAAATGAGCTTGATGCAAAACCTTTAAAAATCCGGCTAAAAGTTATACTCCCACCTTAATCTGCCTGGGTTTTTCCTCTTCCGCTTTGGGAAGGGTGATGGTCAAAATCCCGTTTTTGGTGGTTGCGGTTACGGCGGCCGCGTCCACGGATTCGGGCAGCCTCACGGCCTTGGTGAAAGCGCCGTAACGCCTTTCCCCAATGTGCAGCCTGACATCATCCTCGCCGTTTTCACGGCCTTTTTCGCCTTTTACGGTGAGCACGCCCTGGTCGATGGTTATGTCGATATCCTTTTTCTCCATGCCCGGGACTTCCATTTGGATGACGTAGTCGTTTTCCCGCTCCACGGCGTCCATGGCCGGGCTCCAGGCTTCTTTGGCTCGGGCGCCGCCCAGGTTATCCAACAGGCTCTTGCGCAGGAGAAGTTTATCCAGTGTGTTGAAATTCGGCTGTCTCAGGTTGTAGCTTCCTGAAATCAACGGCAGCAGTCCATTCATTATGCAAAACCTCCTTATTGCAGTCATATTAAGAGGTTGAAGGCCTTCCTCTTCGCAAATAAGGTAAGCACGGGAGGCGGTGCGTCAAGAGTTCGGGCGTTGTTTTTCCATTTCCTGCTTGCGTCGAGGCGCGGGTTTTGACAAGAGTACAGTGTTGCAGATGACAAAAGTAAAAGAAATGTAAAATCATTATTAAGCGTTTCCTGAACAAGGTAAATGCTGCTACCAAGGAGGTTGTTATGGCGGTGTCTATGTTCGATCTGACAGGAAAAGTTGCACTGGTGACCGGCGGGAACGGCGGCATTGGCCTGGGAATGGCCAAGGCCATGGCCCAGGCGGGCGCGGATATTTGCGTCTGGGGCCGGAAGCCCGAAGCCAACGCCAAGGCCGAGGAAGAGCTCAAGGCCTTTGGAACCAAGGTCCTGGCCCTGCAGTGCGACGTCTCCAACGAAGAGCAGGTGGAAGCCTGCTTTGCCGAGGCCGTGGACAAGCTGGGCAAGGTGGACGCCTGCTTCGCCAACGCCGGCGTCGGCGCCCGGGGAACCCCGTTCCACAAAACCACCACCGAAGAGTGGAACCAGATCATGAGCATCAACCTGGACGGCGTGTTTTACACCTTCCGGGCCGCCGCCAAGCATATGGTGGAGAGGGGCGAAGGAGGGTCTTTGGTGGCCACTTCCAGCCTTTCCGCAATTTCCGGCATGGCGAGGGGCGAGCATTACGCCTCCACCAAGGGTGCGCTTCTTTCCATGTGCAGGGGCCTTGCCGTGGAATACGGAAAATACGGAATCCGCGCTAACGCCATTATTCCGGGCTGGATCGAAACCAGCATTACGGACGGCTGGTTCGAGACCGAAGGATTCCAGAAAAAGGTTTTGCCCCGGATTCCCGCCAGAAGGTGGGGACAACCGGAGGATTTCGGGGGGATAGCCGTTTATTTCGCCTCGGACGCCAGCGCCTACCACTCCGGCGACATGGTGATCATAGACGGCGCGTACATCAATTTCTAAAGTCAAAGAGCGGCGCCGGGAGGCCCCTGGAGGCCTTCCGGCTAATCCCTCTTTGGCCTTGCATGGCCTTTGCAGCAAAAAGGCCGCTTACCTAAAGCGAGGGATTATGCTCAGTTTTCTGCCTGCCACGATGCGCGGGTGCATCCATTGCATTCTGCTTGGACTCAACACCTTGGTTGTTTTCTCCTTATTGGTTCCCATCTCCATCCTCAAGCTGATTATTCCCATAGACGTCTGGAGGAC
Above is a genomic segment from Desulfatibacillum aliphaticivorans DSM 15576 containing:
- a CDS encoding SDR family NAD(P)-dependent oxidoreductase translates to MAVSMFDLTGKVALVTGGNGGIGLGMAKAMAQAGADICVWGRKPEANAKAEEELKAFGTKVLALQCDVSNEEQVEACFAEAVDKLGKVDACFANAGVGARGTPFHKTTTEEWNQIMSINLDGVFYTFRAAAKHMVERGEGGSLVATSSLSAISGMARGEHYASTKGALLSMCRGLAVEYGKYGIRANAIIPGWIETSITDGWFETEGFQKKVLPRIPARRWGQPEDFGGIAVYFASDASAYHSGDMVIIDGAYINF
- a CDS encoding TetR family transcriptional regulator — translated: MGFKEEQKRQRRIVSQSLMEGALQLSAEEGYASLSLRSVARKAGIAPTSFYRHFRDMDELGLALVDQAAELLHPALEKALDGMEYAAPGKNAEPAQIAEALEGVVSPFVECFFEVTAENQNLFRLFFQERTGSSRALRESAAQEFEKSAQALWERMDSLDMDFGEDRENGPALAMAMLNLAAAAAQETLCRESDAWPEAKARTARECVFMLLGALLS
- a CDS encoding alpha/beta fold hydrolase, with protein sequence MNLLWDRFVRVNGVRIHYTELPGPGEDVLLIHGFASSSYTWQEMAPLLHKQGYNVWALDLKGFGYSEKPKSGKYDPFSLMEDVVDWMDAVGLEKAVIVGNSLGGGIASLMSLVYPEKVSKLVLINALAPYDIPHPLIIRLSHFPLAPRLAGLVVTREVVRYYLKQVFYNPRFVTPEKVQAYYEPLRSPGCLYAQTLAARAMDPKPFLRFMGDGYSVKAPVLVIWGEDDRWIPLHYGQQLLEQNMGSGTFVVLPECGHMPQEEKPVDTAKAILDFMKDVPIVQVGDTPYCHVEYIAGAPEQARPSILETNKMDEGSLLAGNPG
- a CDS encoding Hsp20/alpha crystallin family protein; translated protein: MNGLLPLISGSYNLRQPNFNTLDKLLLRKSLLDNLGGARAKEAWSPAMDAVERENDYVIQMEVPGMEKKDIDITIDQGVLTVKGEKGRENGEDDVRLHIGERRYGAFTKAVRLPESVDAAAVTATTKNGILTITLPKAEEEKPRQIKVGV